AGGGCCTGTCTCTATTGTCTTCCGCCTGTATTGAAAGGTCATTTGTATCATTAAACTTCCTGAGAGGTTAAAACTTTCACCAAGGGAAATGATTTCCTGATGTACCATCACTCTCCAACTTTCATCTTATGAAACTAGTTGAACAATTGTTCTAGAAAATATCATTACGTAATCAACGTATTGCATAACGTTTGAACTGTGAATCCATTAGTCCATTTCTCCTATCGAAACAGAGGATAAAACGAATTAAGTGTCGAACGAAATTAATGTTGCGAAATATTATAAtcctttttttcaatctgaGACACAGGTACAAATAAAATTTGGGGAAGTGCTTAGGCGATTCGAACAAATGAGGAGACACGGGACTCACTGTAAAAGCGCCTGTTTTAAAATCTCTGAGATACGTGCGACTTTAGCACAATGTTTGGATTTGGATGTCAAACTGATAATGCAGGAGTGGTTATTGTTGAGTGGCTTGGGAAAGAAACACCTTGTGATGTCAGTTTCTGTCAGTCTTGTTTGTAGTTCAGATTTACCACACAATGTTAAACATAGAGAAAAGGTAAACGTGATTGTAGGAAGTCTTTGCTCAGCTGGCTTACAAAGTGTGAATCTCTGACCAGAAAAAGCATCAGTTATTGATTTGTAATGACTTTCCGTCAGTGAAGCTGGTGATATCAAATTTGTTTCAGTCATGACTTTCAAAGGTCGAGatccataattttttaaaccaagAAAGCGTGCCTGACTGATGCAAATACTAGTATAAAATTcaatcctgttttttttttgtcgaatgTCAAATGCAAGACTTAGAGGTGACGTAACTCACAATCCAAAGTCCATggattaaatttcaaattagatGCTTCTCTTACCCGCTAGCTCCCTCTGAGGAACCCGATAGAGTATCATAAGGGTGGAATCTTTGACGGCTCCTAAAGACGACAAATAACAAAGCCAAGAAGATTCTTCTATACCCTGGATAACTAATCCATGCTATCTGATGAGGTCAAATAACTTGagttaatttaattgaaaatcaaGGAGGCATTTGAAAGTGATTGAGCAGTTTTATCTAAAAAACCTTTCAGCAGTGTTTGACAAGCTGATCTTAATatgtttaaaccattttgaCTAAAAAATACACTCCTGAGAGAATGAACACACACAAATAGGAGAAAAGTAAACACCTCTAAGTGCTTGATATAGTATATAATAATCGACATAAGATTAGTTAGTTTAACTTTCCCTTTGGAAATTATAAAGACCTTTACGAAAacgaaagacagaaaaaacGTCTTTGAGAAGAGAAAGAAGGTAAGTGTAAATCAGTTTGGTAAATCTTCCATATATTTCCACAAAAATCTAATCGGTTTCGTTCCTTGGAGTAGTTAGAGCACAAACAGGTACTGTTAGATAACATGCTCTATCTAGATCTTGTAAAAGACATTCATTCCCGTTTTCGCACTTGGattggtaagaaaaaaatttgctgtAGGACAAATAGAAGGGCTGAGTTTAATTTAGAGAAGTTATTTCTAGTGTATTTTATAGCGTATATTTTCACCAAATATAATATTCAATAAAAAACCGAGGAGCAAATGTAATATAACAGTGAGCAGTCTACaaagttttgtattttgaagaaaataccTCCTTTTTACTAATTTGTTCCCGCAAGTTTATcactgaaaaaagtttttttacacGATGAAAGAAGTGATATACAAACAAGTATTAATGTGCTTCCTGAATCTTTTACAGACGAAATGGCGAATAAAGGAGCTCTGTTATCTCTGTTTGTCATGACATCACTGGTTTATTGTACGATGGTGAATGCTGGACTCAATCAAACATCGGAATGCACAATGGTAAGAAAGAATTGCATGAGTTTGCATAAAGTTGAGATTCTTAGACTGAGGTCTGCAATAAATGTCTTTGCAAGGAGTGGACatccaaagaagaaaatttgttACTTAGTTAGCCATTAGGACAATTTTGTGAATCAAATGCACTTATCCTGTACTTCCAACGTAGGGGCCTTCACCTTGTTGTCGCGGACGTGACGGTCGTGACGGCCgtgatggaagaaaaggagaaaaaggcgTGCGTGGGAAGACTGGACTCCAGGGACCTCCTGGTCCCAACGGAAAACCCGGCATACCTGGGGACGAGGGCCCTCCCGGTGTGAAGGGAGATCGTGGATACCCCGGGAGACCAGGTGCAGCCGCTGTCCTGAACTGGAAAGAGTGCGTATTCAACTTCCTAAATGATGGCAGAGACAACGGACTTATTAAGGTGAATTTATCATTCAAGTATGGTAGAGTTACGTTCCTTCAAGAAATATTAATATCATTGtattaaagaacaaaaactaCTCTAAATTTCCCATCTAAGTATTGCTACTACTATTGTTCTTGTTGTTCTTGTGGTtgatgttttctct
This region of Pocillopora verrucosa isolate sample1 chromosome 3, ASM3666991v2, whole genome shotgun sequence genomic DNA includes:
- the LOC131793049 gene encoding collagen triple helix repeat-containing protein 1-like, with product MANKGALLSLFVMTSLVYCTMVNAGLNQTSECTMGPSPCCRGRDGRDGRDGRKGEKGVRGKTGLQGPPGPNGKPGIPGDEGPPGVKGDRGYPGRPGAAAVLNWKECVFNFLNDGRDNGLIKECLFTKHRDDTALRVFWNGALRVHGCTGCCKRWYFTFNGAECSGPSPIDGVVYLDGVSKSADPHRVRHIEGHCTNVHKGKVRVGFWVGNCPGHGDADAYSGWNSASRIYVEEVPKPQE